The following are encoded together in the Equus quagga isolate Etosha38 chromosome 1, UCLA_HA_Equagga_1.0, whole genome shotgun sequence genome:
- the ALG2 gene encoding alpha-1,3/1,6-mannosyltransferase ALG2 has product MGRRRGFRAMAEKQDRDEEPGPSPSVLFLHPDLGVGGAERLVLDAALALQARGCSVRIWTAHYDPGHCFAESRELPVRCAGDWLPRSLGWGGRGAAVCAYVRMIFLALYVLFLADEEFDVVVCDQVSACIPVFKLARRRKKILFYCHFPDLLLTRRDSFLKRLYRAPIDWVEEYTTGMADCVLVNSQFTAAVFKQTFKSLSHIKPDVLYPSLNVTSFDSAVPEKLDDLVPEGKKFLFLSINRYERKKNLTLALEALVKLRARLTSQDWDKVHLIVAGGYDERVLENVEHYQELKKMVQQSDLGQSVTFLRSFSDKQKISLLHSCTCVLYTPSNEHFGIVPLEAMYMRCPVIAVNSGGPLESVVHSVTGFLCEPDPVCFSEAIEKFIREPSLKATMGLAGRARVKEKFSSEAFTEQLYQCVTRLLV; this is encoded by the exons ATGGGGCGCAGGCGTGGCTTCCGGGCAATGGCGGAAAAGCAGGACCGGGACGAGGAGCCGGGTCCCAGCCCGTCGGTGCTGTTCCTGCACCCAGACCTGGGCGTGGGCGGCGCCGAGCGGCTGGTGCTCGACGCGGCGCTGGCGCTGCAGGCGCGCGGATGTAGCGTGAGGATCTGGACCGCGCACTACGACCCAGGCCACTGCTTCGCCGAGAGCCGCGAGCTGCCGGTGCGCTGCGCCGGGGACTGGCTGCCGCGCAGCCTGGGCTGGGGCGGCCGCGGCGCCGCCGTCTGTGCCTACGTGCGCATGATCTTCCTGGCGCTCTACGTGCTGTTCCTCGCGGACGAGGAGTTCGACGTGGTCGTGTGCGACCAG GTTTCTGCCTGTATCCCAGTGTTCAAACTGGCCAGACGGCGTAAGAAGATCCTCTTCTACTGTCACTTCCCGGATCTGCTTCTCACCAGAAGAGACTCTTTTCTTAAACGCCTGTACAGGGCCCCGATTGACTGGGTGGAGGAATACACCACAGGCATGGCAGACTGCGTCTTGGTCAATAGCCAGTTCACAGCTGCCGTTTTTAAGCAAACGTTCAAGTCCCTGTCTCACATAAAGCCCGATGTCCTCTACCCATCTCTGAATGTCACCAGCTTTGACTCAGCTGTTCCTGAAAAACTTGATGACCTAGTGCCCGAGGGGAAAAAATTCCTGTTCCTCTCCATCAACAGATacgaaaggaagaaaaatctgacTTTGGCACTGGAAGCCCTGGTAAAGCTGCGTGCGAGATTGACGTCCCAAGACTGGGACAAGGTCCATCTGATCGTGGCAGGTGGCTACGACGAGAGAGTCCTGGAGAACGTGGAACACTACCAGGAATTGAAGAAAATGGTCCAGCAGTCTGACCTTGGCCAGTCCGTGACCTTCCTGCGgtctttctcagacaaacagaaGATCTCCCTCCTCCATAGCTGCACGTGTGTGCTTTACACACCAAGCAACGAGCACTTTGGCATCGTCCCTTTGGAGGCCATGTACATGCGGTGCCCAGTCATTGCTGTTAATTCCGGCGGGCCCTTGGAGTCCGTTGTCCACAGCGTCACAGGGTTTCTGTGTGAGCCCGACCCAGTGTGCTTCTCGGAAGCAATAGAAAAGTTCATCCGTGAACCTTCCTTAAAAGCCACCATGGGACTGGCTGGGAGAGCCAGGGTGAAGGAAAAATTCTCCTCTGAAGCGTTTACGGAACAGCTCTACCAATGTGTCACCAGGCTGCTGGTGTAA
- the SEC61B gene encoding protein transport protein Sec61 subunit beta, producing MPGPTPSGTNVGSSGRSPSKAVAARAAGSTVRQRKNASCGTRSAGRTTSAGTGGMWRFYTEDSPGLKVGPVPVLVMSLLFIASVFMLHIWGKYTRS from the exons ATG CCTGGTCCGACCCCCAGTGGCACTAACGTGGGCTCCTCTGGCCGTTCTCCCAGCAAAGCAGTGGCCGCCCGGGCGGCGGGCTCTACGGTCCGGCAGAG GAAGAATGCCAGCTGTGGAACAAGGAGCGCAGGCCGCACGACCTCAGCAGGCACTGGGGGAATGTGGCGATTCTACACAGAGGATTCACCTGGGCTCAAAGT TGGCCCTGTTCCAGTATTGGTTATGAGTCTTCTGTTCATCGCTTCTGTATTTATGTTGCACATTTGGGGCAAGTACACTCGTTCATAG